In Serratia liquefaciens ATCC 27592, the genomic stretch TGGACCAGCTGTGAAGCAATGCCGTCCGCCTCTTTCAGCGTACGGTGCGGCAGCAGGACGGTGAAGTCGCTGTGGAAATAACGCGCCAGCAGCGCCGCCGGATAACGCATCACGAAGGTCGACAACAGATTGACCAGCGAGTACATCAGTTCCTGCACCGCGCCGTTGCCGTGAATTTCCCGCAGCGTGTCAAAATCGGGCAGTCGCACCATCATCACAATACCGTGCGAGCCCTCTTCTTCCAGTTGAGTGGTCAGTTGGTTGTCGAAGAACAAGCGGTTGTTGAGGCCGGTTTTCGCGTCCTGAGCGGCAAAGGCGCGGATCAAGGTATCGACCCGGCTGCGCTCCTCGCGCGCTTCCGCTAAATCCGCCAGTAAACGATCTAACGCGCCGCTTACGTTTGCTGGCCATTCGCGCATATCGCCCTGCATCACGCTCTCTCTTTCACCGTTAAGAATGCGCCGTGCGCGGCGTTCCAGCCGATCCTCTCCGTCGGCCTGATCGCGCAGCCAGCGCAGGCTAAACAGCAAGATCACCACCATCACAACGATCGAAAGCGTCACGGCGGCGGTAGATTGCAACGAGCGTACGTCGCTGGCGAAGGGATCAACATAAGTGATATGCAGTGAAGCGCCGGGATGCTGCATCAACGGCAGAGCCACCTGCCGGTAGCCATTAAGCGATTCCCAGGGCAGCTTCAGCGTCTGCAATTTATAAGAGAGGAGATTGCTGTGGCTGGTATCCACGCTGACCGCCACAATGCCCAGGGGGCGCATTACCAGCGGCAACCAGCGTTTCTGTTCCTCTGGGGACTCATGCAGCATCGCCTGATCGAGCGAGGTCATCAGCGACTCGAAGCGGCGTTCCAGACGATCCTGAGTGACGTAAAAGAAGCTGTATGAGCAGCCCATCAGCATCAAAAACATCGCCAAAGCAACAAGCAAAGTGATCAATGCAGAGAGTTTGGTGGTGAATCGCATCCCTGTGCCTTGTCCGATATGGTTACGTGAGTTTTCACCTTTGCAAGTATAAAGGCCCCGAATCCGCTCAAATGAATCCAACACAATACCCTGATTTTTTTAATTAATAACGAGCCTCGCTCTGGCGAGACCCGTTGGCGGTGCACACAATCCAAGCTACCAAGCCTCGGCAACGAAGAAAACCTTCAATCGCCATTTTTTGCCTTTTATCAGGACATAAATTTCTTATATGCATATAGTCAATTAAATCTGATTCAGCCATCTATGGCAAAAATGCAAACAAGAGGAAGAGTGACATGCGTGCACTGTTATTGGAACAACAAGACGATCAAACTCTGGCTCACATCAAGGATATCAGCAGCGATCTGCTGCCCGGCGGCGATGTCCTGGTAGACGTCAACTGGTCCAGCCTCAACTATAAAGATGCGTTGGCGATCACCGGCAAAGGCAAGATCGTGCGTAACTTCCCGATGGTGCCAGGCATCGATTTCGCCGGTACGGTACGCGAGAGCCGCGACGATCGTTTTAAAGAGGGCCAAAGCGTGGTGCTTACCGGTTGGGGCGTGGGTGAAAACCACTGGGGTGGCCTGGCCGAACAGGCACGAGTCTCAGGCGAATGGCTGGTGCCCTTGCCAAACGGGCTGGATGAACGCAAAGCGATGATCCTGGGTACCGCCGGCTTTACCGCCATGCTGTGCGTGATGGCGCTGGAAGAAGGCGGCGTACACCCGGATGACGGCGATATTCTGGTTACCGGTGCCAGCGGCGGCGTGGGCAGCACAGCCATCGCCATTCTGGCGGCGTTGGGCTATCACGTCACCGCCATCAGCGGCCGCGAGAGCAATACCGAATATCTGAAAGCGCTGGGCGCCAAAGAAGTCCTGTCGCGCGACGGCTACCTGGAAGCCCCGCGTCCGCTGGAAAAGCAACTCTGGGCCGGGGCGGTCGATACCGTTGGCGACACGCTGCTGGCGCGAGTCCTGGCACAGATGAATTATAACGGCACGGTCGCCGCCTGTGGCCTGGCCGGTGGCTATCACCTGCCCACCACGGTGATGCCGTTTATCCTGCGCAACGTTCGCCTGCAGGGCGTGGACTCGGTGCATACGCCACTGCATCGCCGCCAAACCGCCTGGGAACGGCTAGCCGGTATTTTGCCGGACAGTTTCTACCAACAGGCCACCCAGGAAATCACTTTGGAACAGGCACCGGCCACCGCCGCCGCGCTGCTGAATCATCAAGTGACAGGTCGCACTCTGGTTAAAATCCGCTAAAGCTTAAGTCGCCCCCCGGCAACGGGGGGAACATTCGCCTGCGAAATTTCATATTTTCCCGCGCCCTCTCGCATATGGCCTGATTTCACGCCATGCTTACAACACAGATACCCCAGCATACTGTAGGGGCGTTGCATGCTGCGTCCGCGTTAATCGGGCTCAGAAGGCTACCCCCTACAGTCACTCTGACGGGAGCAGGTTTGAGTACCCGCACCTGAAAGGCGGCGGGGATGAAACGCGGAGAAAACACCATGAGAAAGCCCCCTAAATTGACCGAAGCCGATGTCACGCCCGAGAGCGTGTTCCATCAGCGGCGCAAAGTGCTGCAGGCGTTGGGTATCACCGCCGCGTCGCTGGCCTTGCCGCTTAATGCGCAGGCCGATTTGCTGTCATGGTTCAAAGGCAACGATCGGCCCAAGGCCCCCGCCGGCAAACCGCTGGCATTCAGCAAGCCTGCGGCCTGGCAGGCGCAACTGGCCATGACGCCGGAAGACAAAGTCACCGGTTACAAC encodes the following:
- the acuI gene encoding acrylyl-CoA reductase (NADPH); translated protein: MRALLLEQQDDQTLAHIKDISSDLLPGGDVLVDVNWSSLNYKDALAITGKGKIVRNFPMVPGIDFAGTVRESRDDRFKEGQSVVLTGWGVGENHWGGLAEQARVSGEWLVPLPNGLDERKAMILGTAGFTAMLCVMALEEGGVHPDDGDILVTGASGGVGSTAIAILAALGYHVTAISGRESNTEYLKALGAKEVLSRDGYLEAPRPLEKQLWAGAVDTVGDTLLARVLAQMNYNGTVAACGLAGGYHLPTTVMPFILRNVRLQGVDSVHTPLHRRQTAWERLAGILPDSFYQQATQEITLEQAPATAAALLNHQVTGRTLVKIR
- the csrD gene encoding RNase E specificity factor CsrD; protein product: MRFTTKLSALITLLVALAMFLMLMGCSYSFFYVTQDRLERRFESLMTSLDQAMLHESPEEQKRWLPLVMRPLGIVAVSVDTSHSNLLSYKLQTLKLPWESLNGYRQVALPLMQHPGASLHITYVDPFASDVRSLQSTAAVTLSIVVMVVILLFSLRWLRDQADGEDRLERRARRILNGERESVMQGDMREWPANVSGALDRLLADLAEAREERSRVDTLIRAFAAQDAKTGLNNRLFFDNQLTTQLEEEGSHGIVMMVRLPDFDTLREIHGNGAVQELMYSLVNLLSTFVMRYPAALLARYFHSDFTVLLPHRTLKEADGIASQLVHAIDALPSTALIDREAFLHIGIVAYRSGQTTEQVIDYAEQATRHATLQGENGWYVYDSQVPEKGRGSVKWRTLLEQVLARGGPRLYQKPAVTVEGEVHHREIMSRIYDGTQELLPSEYMPLVRQLGLAESYDRQHLSRILPLLTLWPEETLAFTLSVDSLLQRSFQRWLRDSLLQCEKSHRRRILIELAEADVCQHIDRLRPVLKLLSGLGCRLAVSQAGLTVVSTSYIKSLPVELVKLHPGLVRSIDKRDENQLFVQSLTGACEGTSTQVFAASVRTRNEWQTLKERGILGGQGDFFASPEPIDVGRKKYSRRYRV